The window caaaccgtcatttcgccattgacgccgttaaACCGACGCTGATGGTACAAAATCGATTTTTGTATGACGTTATATGAtgatgcaaaatgttttgaagttgtaatttaatagtacaaaatattttacgtaagttatATAATGGTGtaaaatttacagtcttgtAAAGGACGACTTGACGGCGTTAATGGCGATATGAcgatttgtactatcatgttacaagtttgaaacattttatattatcaagtagaaaaaaaactttttaaatcaacctgatacattattaaaactttttggaccaccgatATGATTAATcaaaaaagagagtgaactATCAATTTGATGATTATTTTAGTCTCCaggtgcatcaatttggtctatGTAACATTACCTTGTTCCTTCGTAATATCAAATTAGTCCTAAATACTAATAGCATCAGATGACTTTGATCCCTCCATCGGTCGCTGTTGGTCCCAAAGTTACGTACGGACACAAAGCTCTCGGTGTTCTTCGACTTTGCtttctttccattttcagATCCGTCGAAGCTTCAAAGTTCAATCTCTGAAGCAATCTTCGCTGTTCTCTCTATCCTCTCTCGAATCCCAAGACACGCAATGTCTGTTTCCGACTTGTTTATGTCTTTAGATAAGTCTATATATATgcctatataatataaaatgataaagaaagaaaggtgTGGGGCAGCGAGAAGAATCAACCATCCTCTTGCAGTTCGGTGGTACCCTCTTGACTGAAGTTCGATTTGAGGAGTTTTCCGAGTGAAAGCCCCGATCCTTTCTCTGGGTTTCGGTGGATAATGAATACCCTTCATTGGTAGATTCCGATTTCaggattagggcgttggataTTGTCACGTATAGATTCCGAGCGCTTAAGAATTGATGCGGTGATAGAATGGCTGTACATGCGGCGTGTAAACGGTTTGGGCAGCAACTCGGAGGCGTTCAGGGTCCCGGCTTGACCCGATTCGGTGCGGTGAGTTCGGTTTCCCGGCGAAGGCAACTCGATTGCCGGGAGATGTCTCAGCTCGTGAAATCGAACGGAAGGCGTTTGTTTCTCGTGGATACATTGGCCCTTGTAATTTCCTCTGCTCTTGCTGATTGTTTCTTATGATGGCATCTGCTTTTCTTTCATTTGGAGAATTGATTGGTCTGAATGAAGTGAGATTTCGTAGTTATGGTCAATATCTCTTAAAGTGGGGCTGATTGCGGGATTCGGGGATGATCTGGCATGTTAAAAGTTCTTATCTTGCCTGAAATTCAACGATAATGGTGTGATATGCAGAGAGAAAACACGAGGGAGTGCTTGAGTTGAAGATGTTATGCTGTTGATTCTTTCTATATGTTTTACTTCTTGTTGTTTTGCTTAGCAATCTGGGCAAGGATGGGATGCTTTGTTTGTATATGTAGAAGTGAATTCCTTACGGAAATAGGGAGGACGTCTCACTTTGTTAGTCTGAGTTAGTTGTGCCTCTTTGGAGTAGGATTTGATGAATTCTTTCAATCTCAATTGATTTTCTCCAAACATGGGCATTGGACAGGTGAGGAGGCTGGAGGCACAAGGCGTGCCTTCACAGCAAGCAGAGGCAATAACAGCTGCAGTCACAGATGTACTAAATGATAGCCTTGAAAATGTATCTCAGTCATTTGTATCAAAGCCAGAGATGCAGAAAGTGAGGACTCTGCCTTAATGTGACATGATATATTTTACTTTGGAGACATAGTTATGCAGTTGGTGCAGTTGTTTCTGTAAAATTATTGTGGATCTGCACCTGGGACATCTGTGGAGGAACTTAATATTCGTGATTATGAGACCATAAGATCTAGCGTTTGCAGGTGTTCTAAATTCCAGTGTGCCTCACAAGTTTGGAATGCCAAATGCAATCAGAAGTGTGACTTTACTATTTTGCTGACTGGGATGTGGTTTTTGTGTCTTTCGGTAGGTTGAAATGGCTCAGGAATCCAATCTGTCTAAATTCAAGTCGGAGGTCCAGAACTCACAGGTGACCAGTTTTTTCTAAACATGTTCTACTTAAGAGCTTGTTCATAAGTTAATGTTGTTGATAGCATACTGGTATTGTCCTGGTATCCATTTCACTTTAGTGCGCGCGCATTTGCCTATGACtatttattttccaatagTATGTTTAATGGAAATCTTCAATCATAACCGACAGTATTCGCAGGAAAAGGAGAGTTCAGAATATAGGCTTTGGAGACATTAATTCAAGGTTATCTTAAAATGGATTCCTAAAACCACTGTTGTTTTCTTTCCTCTGGATCCAATCTATGCACCAGGCAGCGTCTGTAACTTGGTCTAGTGGATATCTTCCAATTTCTAGGAACCGTCATATTCCATAATTCACTACTGAATGATCTCTTGCCtggttcaccaaaaaaaaaaaagtacacttTTTCCCACTTTAATTTAAACTCTTATTTGCATGTCAAAAGGCTTCAACTTGCAATTTTAGATGATAGTATAGGAGttctaataataattataacgGTTCTCACGTTTTTCAGGACCTATTCATAGAAGGGAAACTTTAGAACTGCCAATTTTTGCTTCAAATTAc of the Punica granatum isolate Tunisia-2019 chromosome 6, ASM765513v2, whole genome shotgun sequence genome contains:
- the LOC116212350 gene encoding protein FMP32, mitochondrial-like; its protein translation is MAVHAACKRFGQQLGGVQGPGLTRFGAVSSVSRRRQLDCREMSQLVKSNGRRLFLVDTLALVRRLEAQGVPSQQAEAITAAVTDVLNDSLENVSQSFVSKPEMQKVEMAQESNLSKFKSEVQNSQGHHFSLLQHETEKLRNDIDKMRSELRYEVDKVNAGQRLDLNLEKGRIREELSNQSAETSSLTNKLDREIHALRAQLEAAKYDVIKYCIGSLVSISAVGLAVIRILM